Proteins encoded by one window of Rhodopirellula islandica:
- a CDS encoding sialidase family protein, translated as MFLSSVIGGRKMDAVKRVSVGLGSWMLFFLAAFQLPSVGEAAELVRVDRIWDEAHHNAFTDLARFQGHWFCVFREGTRHVSDDGALRVLRSEDGLKWESVALIESDTADLRDAKLSVTPDGKLLLSGAGALHDASHGSHQSYNWFSDDGVTWSEPVAIGKISDWLWRTSWSHAGKGYSIGYRTAAPEDRFVRLYESEDGRQYDVLVDNLMIDGYPNESSILFSEDDTAHCLLRRDAGSKSGMWGVAKPPYTDWKWQDMGVRIGGPHMIRLPNGKLVAAVRLYDGQVRTSLCWIDPETGALDEFLALPSGGDTSYAGLVYHDGLLWVSYYSQHESLDAEVETDFTTAIYVAQVKLD; from the coding sequence TTGTTTCTCAGTTCAGTCATTGGTGGTCGGAAGATGGATGCAGTGAAGCGAGTGTCGGTCGGGTTGGGATCGTGGATGCTGTTCTTTCTGGCTGCATTTCAACTGCCTTCCGTGGGTGAGGCGGCTGAGTTGGTGCGAGTGGATCGCATCTGGGATGAGGCGCATCACAACGCGTTCACGGACCTGGCTCGTTTTCAGGGACATTGGTTCTGCGTATTTCGTGAGGGCACGCGGCACGTCTCTGACGATGGTGCGTTGCGGGTGCTGCGGAGTGAAGATGGATTGAAGTGGGAATCTGTTGCGTTGATTGAAAGCGACACCGCCGATCTTCGCGACGCAAAATTGTCCGTGACACCTGATGGAAAGTTGCTGTTGAGCGGGGCTGGGGCGTTGCACGACGCGAGTCATGGAAGTCATCAGTCTTACAATTGGTTTTCGGATGATGGCGTGACCTGGAGTGAGCCAGTTGCCATTGGCAAGATCAGCGATTGGTTGTGGCGAACGTCTTGGTCACATGCCGGCAAGGGGTACAGCATTGGCTATCGGACTGCCGCTCCGGAGGATCGGTTCGTCCGTTTGTACGAGAGTGAGGACGGGCGTCAGTACGACGTGTTGGTCGACAACTTGATGATTGACGGCTATCCAAATGAATCTTCGATCCTGTTTTCGGAAGATGACACGGCGCACTGCTTGTTGCGCCGCGACGCCGGGAGCAAGTCAGGGATGTGGGGCGTTGCCAAGCCGCCTTACACCGATTGGAAATGGCAGGACATGGGAGTCCGGATTGGCGGGCCACACATGATTCGTTTGCCCAATGGCAAACTGGTTGCGGCGGTGCGTCTCTACGACGGGCAGGTTCGTACCTCGTTGTGCTGGATCGATCCAGAGACGGGTGCCTTGGATGAGTTTCTCGCGCTGCCATCCGGTGGCGACACGAGTTACGCCGGGTTGGTGTATCACGACGGTCTGCTGTGGGTGAGCTATTACTCGCAGCACGAGTCACTGGATGCGGAAGTCGAGACTGACTTCACAACGGCGATTTATGTTGCCCAGGTGAAGTTGGATTGA
- a CDS encoding bL17 family ribosomal protein, whose amino-acid sequence MRHRRKGRVLGRSPAHRKALLRNLSSALFLTERDASLDENAPKVPGRIITTLEKAKEVRPLVEKCITLAKRSMAALEEAKKYETTAERGSDEYKKWRKSEQWTKWADARAPYVNAQRRVLQLIGDREAVSVLFDTIAERFVDRPGGYTRIMRLATPRLGDGGTRAILELVGKNDRVTRSAQRPAFEQDAPENTSAPEAEAKSEEETASAS is encoded by the coding sequence ATGCGTCACCGCCGCAAAGGCCGCGTTCTCGGCCGCTCTCCAGCTCACCGCAAAGCATTGTTGCGGAACCTGTCTAGCGCCCTGTTCTTGACCGAACGTGACGCCAGCTTGGATGAAAATGCTCCCAAGGTCCCAGGTCGTATCATCACGACTTTGGAAAAGGCCAAGGAAGTTCGTCCTTTGGTTGAGAAATGCATCACGCTCGCAAAGCGTTCGATGGCAGCTCTCGAAGAAGCCAAGAAGTACGAAACGACCGCCGAGCGTGGTTCCGATGAATACAAGAAATGGCGTAAGAGCGAGCAGTGGACCAAGTGGGCCGACGCTCGTGCTCCTTATGTCAACGCTCAGCGTCGCGTTTTGCAATTGATCGGTGATCGCGAAGCCGTTTCGGTTTTGTTCGACACCATTGCAGAGCGTTTCGTCGATCGTCCCGGTGGTTACACTCGGATCATGCGTTTGGCCACACCTCGTTTGGGTGACGGCGGAACACGTGCGATTCTGGAACTGGTCGGCAAGAACGACCGGGTCACCCGTTCAGCTCAACGTCCTGCTTTTGAGCAAGACGCCCCTGAGAACACCTCGGCTCCTGAAGCCGAAGCGAAGTCCGAAGAAGAAACCGCTTCGGCTAGCTGA
- a CDS encoding DNA-directed RNA polymerase subunit alpha, producing MTMHIRWRGMELPSSLEVDRDSLTQTYGKFSAEPFERGFGASIGNSMRRVLLSSLVGSAVTQIKIRGAQHEFTSIPGVLEDVTDIVLNVKSLIVSSNTDSTRVITVERNTAGVVTGADVQTDADVEVINKDHVICTLTDDVPFMMEMVVETGRGYVPSTEHSSVDHEIGIIPIDAVFSPIVRVRYEVEATRVGQKTNYDRLILEIWTDGTINPEMALTEAAKILRKHLNPFVQYRELGPSIFSAARGGAGSPEAQLEAKLNMTLADLRLSVRANNCLESENIMTVRDLVQRTEDSLLEVRNFGDTTLNEVREKLSQYGLHLGMRVPNQPLF from the coding sequence ATGACCATGCACATCCGCTGGCGCGGAATGGAACTGCCCAGTTCGCTCGAAGTCGATCGTGACTCGCTGACCCAAACCTACGGCAAGTTTTCTGCCGAGCCATTTGAGCGTGGTTTTGGTGCCAGCATCGGTAACAGCATGCGTCGCGTGCTGCTGAGCAGTTTGGTGGGCAGTGCCGTCACCCAAATCAAGATCCGTGGTGCTCAACACGAGTTCACCTCGATTCCAGGTGTTCTTGAAGATGTCACCGACATCGTTTTGAACGTCAAGTCGTTGATCGTCAGCAGCAACACCGACTCAACTCGAGTGATCACCGTGGAACGCAACACCGCTGGTGTTGTCACTGGTGCTGACGTTCAGACGGATGCGGACGTTGAAGTCATCAACAAAGACCACGTCATCTGCACGTTGACCGACGACGTTCCATTCATGATGGAAATGGTTGTTGAAACCGGTCGCGGTTATGTGCCCAGCACGGAACACAGCAGTGTGGATCACGAGATTGGAATCATTCCGATCGACGCGGTCTTCAGTCCTATCGTTCGTGTTCGTTACGAAGTGGAAGCGACTCGTGTCGGTCAAAAGACCAACTACGATCGTTTGATCCTCGAAATTTGGACTGACGGAACGATCAACCCAGAGATGGCGTTGACCGAAGCCGCCAAGATCCTTCGCAAACACCTCAACCCATTCGTGCAATACCGCGAATTGGGACCAAGCATTTTCTCCGCCGCTCGCGGTGGAGCTGGTTCGCCCGAAGCTCAGCTGGAAGCGAAGTTGAACATGACTCTCGCCGACCTGCGATTGTCGGTGCGTGCCAACAACTGCTTGGAAAGCGAAAACATCATGACTGTTCGCGACCTTGTGCAGCGAACCGAAGATTCATTGTTGGAAGTTCGCAATTTTGGCGACACAACTCTCAACGAAGTTCGTGAAAAGCTTTCGCAGTATGGGTTGCACCTCGGCATGCGTGTGCCGAATCAGCCTCTGTTTTAA
- the rpsK gene encoding 30S ribosomal protein S11, with protein sequence MAKTNKKKRIRRNVSNGVAHVHATFNNTTVTITDSKGDTLCWASAGTSGFKGSRKSTPFAGQCAAQQAAEKATKFGMRDVEVRVKGPGSGRESAITALQAAGLNVKLIEEVTPIPHNGCRPRKKRRV encoded by the coding sequence GTGGCAAAGACCAACAAGAAAAAACGCATCCGCAGAAATGTAAGCAACGGTGTTGCTCACGTTCACGCGACATTCAACAACACCACGGTGACCATCACGGACTCCAAGGGTGACACGTTGTGCTGGGCCAGTGCCGGAACCAGCGGTTTCAAGGGCAGTCGCAAAAGCACTCCTTTTGCCGGTCAGTGTGCTGCTCAACAGGCTGCTGAAAAAGCAACCAAGTTTGGCATGCGTGACGTCGAAGTTCGCGTCAAAGGGCCAGGGTCTGGTCGCGAAAGTGCCATCACGGCACTGCAAGCCGCTGGTTTGAACGTGAAATTGATCGAGGAAGTGACCCCCATCCCGCACAACGGTTGCCGTCCTCGCAAGAAACGCCGCGTCTAA
- the rpsM gene encoding 30S ribosomal protein S13 codes for MGVDIPNDKQIQYSLTYLYGLGLYRAREVCEKLGIDPTSPASDISDEDVGRIAALLERDYLVEGPLRRQVTQNISRMREIKSYRGIRHRVSLPVRGQRTKTNARTRKGPRKTVAGKKGVKDLR; via the coding sequence ATGGGCGTCGACATCCCCAACGACAAACAGATTCAATATTCGCTGACGTACCTGTATGGCCTTGGGCTGTACCGGGCTCGTGAGGTGTGTGAAAAATTGGGCATTGACCCAACTTCACCCGCCAGCGACATCAGCGATGAAGATGTAGGTCGCATCGCAGCCCTTCTCGAACGAGATTATCTCGTCGAGGGTCCGCTGCGTCGTCAAGTGACTCAAAACATTAGCCGCATGCGGGAGATCAAATCCTACCGCGGCATCCGGCACCGTGTCAGCTTGCCTGTTCGTGGGCAACGCACCAAGACCAATGCTCGGACCCGCAAAGGGCCTCGTAAGACGGTCGCTGGTAAGAAGGGCGTCAAGGATCTGCGCTAG
- a CDS encoding dihydrofolate reductase, with protein MPTESGPADGGMGRRITAVVAATPDGVIGDEQDMPWRLSSDLKRFKQTTMGGALIMGRKTFESIGRVLPGRQTIVLTRQDDWKFPGTQTASGKRDAIALAAQRRIFVVGGGQIYQQWFPWCTDLWWTRVWANISGDTRIELPLDEFEVVSQASFPVTAKDDYPTDWLRMRRRIPSPKFSELNTAE; from the coding sequence TTGCCCACTGAAAGTGGCCCCGCCGATGGCGGTATGGGCCGCCGTATCACTGCCGTCGTTGCAGCGACCCCGGATGGCGTGATTGGGGATGAGCAAGACATGCCGTGGCGATTGTCCTCCGATTTGAAGAGGTTCAAGCAGACCACCATGGGGGGAGCGTTGATCATGGGCCGAAAGACATTTGAGTCGATCGGTCGGGTTCTGCCGGGGCGGCAAACCATCGTTCTCACTCGTCAGGATGATTGGAAGTTCCCTGGCACCCAGACTGCATCGGGCAAGCGGGACGCGATAGCGCTCGCAGCTCAGCGGCGGATTTTTGTGGTTGGTGGGGGGCAGATTTACCAGCAGTGGTTCCCGTGGTGCACTGATTTGTGGTGGACCAGGGTCTGGGCCAACATTTCCGGCGACACGCGGATCGAATTGCCGTTGGACGAGTTTGAGGTGGTGTCTCAGGCATCATTCCCGGTGACCGCGAAAGACGACTACCCAACCGACTGGTTGCGGATGCGTCGTCGAATTCCGAGCCCCAAGTTTTCCGAGTTGAACACCGCTGAGTAG
- a CDS encoding thymidylate synthase — MQGYLQLLDEVLHRGIDRDDRTGVGTRSLFGRQMRFDLADGFPLLTTKKLHIRSILHELLWFLRGDTNIGYLKENKVSIWDEWADESGDLGPVYGHQWRSWEGADGQTVDQIGWVENEIRTNPQSRRLVVSAWNVADVPKMALPPCHLLFQFYVSGGRLSCQLYQRSADLFLGVPFNIASYAMLTSMMAQVTGLKPGEFVHTLGDVHLYSNHFDQAREQLSRTPRSLPAFHIKRDVATITEFQFDDFELENYDPHPHIKAPVAV, encoded by the coding sequence ATGCAAGGCTATTTGCAACTCCTCGACGAAGTCCTGCACCGCGGGATCGATCGAGATGACCGAACCGGAGTTGGCACCCGCAGTTTGTTCGGGCGTCAAATGCGGTTTGACTTGGCAGACGGTTTTCCCTTGCTGACGACCAAGAAACTGCACATTCGTTCGATTTTGCATGAATTGTTGTGGTTCCTGCGTGGCGATACCAACATCGGTTATCTGAAGGAAAACAAAGTCTCCATCTGGGACGAATGGGCCGACGAGTCTGGCGACCTCGGCCCCGTGTACGGACACCAGTGGCGAAGTTGGGAGGGAGCTGACGGTCAAACGGTCGACCAGATCGGTTGGGTCGAGAACGAAATTCGCACGAATCCGCAGTCTCGTCGGTTGGTGGTTTCCGCTTGGAATGTGGCCGATGTGCCCAAGATGGCTTTGCCGCCCTGTCACTTGTTGTTTCAGTTCTATGTATCTGGTGGTCGGTTGTCGTGCCAGTTGTATCAACGGAGTGCGGATTTGTTTCTGGGCGTGCCGTTCAATATCGCTAGCTACGCGATGTTGACTTCGATGATGGCGCAGGTGACTGGTTTGAAGCCGGGTGAATTCGTCCACACACTGGGGGACGTGCATCTGTACAGCAACCATTTCGACCAAGCTCGTGAGCAGCTCAGCCGGACGCCTCGGTCATTGCCGGCGTTCCACATCAAGCGGGATGTGGCGACGATCACGGAATTCCAGTTTGATGATTTCGAATTGGAGAACTACGACCCGCATCCCCACATCAAGGCTCCGGTGGCAGTTTAA